The following proteins are encoded in a genomic region of Synechococcus sp. CBW1002:
- a CDS encoding putative 2OG-Fe(II) oxygenase has protein sequence MQRAVDPLDTALQIQAICELRGESASNPDPGCAWTGDLNGVWQLHRHPVFAPLVAEIAAHAQTYLGALGFCDSAVALHLQRCWPVVSETGQVVGRHHHPNAHLSAVYYLNGDGSGRHGCLRLFPVRQVNELVPGLAVGHGGPIGVASPFNAAWLDVAPRAGLLLLFPSCLDHAVLENHEPDDHRFSISLDFVLTAPPAAPGSRPPEYLAPHPSQWQAIGEDGLRA, from the coding sequence GTGCAGCGAGCGGTCGATCCGCTCGACACGGCTCTGCAGATTCAGGCGATCTGTGAGCTGCGCGGTGAGTCTGCCTCCAACCCCGATCCCGGCTGCGCCTGGACCGGAGACCTCAATGGGGTGTGGCAGTTGCACCGCCACCCGGTCTTTGCGCCGCTGGTGGCGGAGATCGCAGCCCATGCCCAGACCTACCTCGGCGCCCTGGGCTTCTGCGATTCCGCGGTGGCGCTGCATCTGCAGCGCTGTTGGCCGGTGGTGAGCGAGACCGGGCAGGTGGTGGGCCGCCATCACCATCCCAATGCACACCTCAGTGCTGTGTATTACCTCAATGGCGATGGCAGTGGCCGGCATGGCTGTCTGCGTCTCTTCCCGGTCCGCCAGGTGAACGAGTTGGTGCCCGGCCTGGCGGTGGGCCATGGCGGCCCGATCGGCGTCGCCTCTCCCTTCAATGCGGCCTGGCTGGATGTGGCGCCGCGAGCCGGTCTGCTGCTGCTGTTCCCCTCCTGCCTGGATCACGCCGTGCTGGAGAACCACGAGCCCGACGATCACCGCTTTTCGATCAGTCTTGATTTTGTGCTCACCGCACCGCCCGCCGCGCCTGGCTCCAGGCCGCCGGAGTACCTGGCGCCCCATCCCAGCCAGTGGCAGGCCATCGGGGAAGATGGGCTGCGCGCCTGA
- a CDS encoding F0F1 ATP synthase subunit gamma, with amino-acid sequence MANLKEIRDRISSVKNTRKITEAMRLVAAAKVRRAQEQVLRSRPFADRLARVLENLQSRMRFEDADSPLLESRDLRTITLLSVTGDRGLCGGYNANIIKRTEQRFAELKQQGYSVDLVLIGRKAITYFQNRSYPIRATFTGLEQVPNASEAGGIATEVLAEFLSASTDRVEIIFTKFINLVSSKPVVQTLLPLDPQGIATPEDEIFRLTTREGRLTVAVDAGGVANDQPEIPSDIVFDQSPEQLLNALLPLYLENQLLRSLQEAAASELASRMTAMNNASDNAKALAKSLTLDYNKARQAAITQEILEVVGGSVAMA; translated from the coding sequence ATGGCTAATCTCAAGGAAATCCGCGACCGCATCAGTTCGGTCAAGAACACGCGCAAGATCACCGAGGCCATGCGTCTCGTGGCGGCCGCCAAAGTGCGGCGCGCTCAGGAGCAGGTGTTGCGAAGCCGTCCGTTTGCCGATCGCCTGGCACGGGTGCTGGAGAATCTTCAGTCGCGCATGCGCTTCGAGGATGCCGATTCGCCCCTGCTCGAATCCCGCGATCTGCGTACGATCACGCTGTTGTCTGTGACGGGCGATCGTGGTCTCTGCGGTGGCTACAACGCCAACATCATCAAGCGCACCGAGCAACGCTTCGCTGAGCTCAAGCAGCAGGGTTACAGCGTGGATCTGGTGTTGATCGGCCGTAAGGCGATCACCTATTTCCAGAATCGCAGTTACCCGATCCGGGCCACCTTCACCGGTCTCGAGCAGGTTCCCAACGCCAGCGAAGCCGGTGGTATCGCAACTGAAGTACTGGCTGAGTTTCTCTCTGCCAGTACCGACAGGGTCGAGATCATCTTCACCAAGTTCATCAACCTGGTCAGTTCCAAGCCCGTGGTGCAGACCCTGTTGCCACTGGATCCCCAGGGAATCGCCACCCCCGAGGACGAGATCTTCCGTCTCACCACCCGCGAGGGTCGCCTGACCGTGGCTGTGGATGCCGGCGGTGTTGCCAACGATCAGCCCGAGATCCCCTCGGACATCGTCTTCGACCAGAGCCCGGAGCAGCTGCTCAATGCCCTGCTGCCTCTGTATCTGGAGAATCAGTTGCTCCGCTCCCTGCAGGAGGCGGCGGCGTCTGAGCTGGCCAGCCGGATGACGGCCATGAACAACGCCAGCGACAACGCCAAGGCCCTCGCCAAGAGCCTGACGCTGGACTACAACAAAGCCCGCCAGGCGGCGATCACCCAGGAGATCCTCGAGGTGGTCGGTGGCTCCGTGGCGATGGCCTGA